Proteins encoded together in one Muntiacus reevesi chromosome 22, mMunRee1.1, whole genome shotgun sequence window:
- the LOC136152735 gene encoding mucin-2-like: protein MKTLTLTGFILVFAVCFPFSESQQPRRQATGKTDNSQPGQSFPRSSKSRPSSTQVVRKPQAPSRASVLPPLINKATSQSSSNLKTLSTKKKPSQRQNQSMPKESTLASAKKGLTPHYSGLTERNILLRSSKTLEQPKKGQKTTGKKQSKRTSAAPKSSLTIKNNRNGFKKPLSSSSKKPLNLPRVAKAASERTSAKKSSQKSKKIQSTPAKKQLKKTTIGTAPKTSLLKKSKALSVLSKKQSSNSTATKASPKTSSTPQNTPVKSRRALSSYTKKNQKQAKAIKTTPPKSVVKKKTLKKQTTKLSTVVKKRPTKTTGTRAASETKKNNLTKSKKAASTSAKKKLNQPKEVATKRKTSIAEKPSTSPAKKKVNQPKALKLALKTQSASKKRPNTSKSSLSKTTRKHSTQAKESISPALKQTLAEKKNLKKSNLTAKKLSKSAQVGPKTSLVKKKIQKKTTKQQPTAGKKTAKTVLAKSKSIKPSKQRQPTTLTAKKRPRESKKRPSKPLKKVSNQLTFPQGIKRQPPLASKTVKQSKKGKSTVVKRRFKPSKPKGSKSVQAPREKCPHNKVTTTAVATTSFDEVTTGATDSTTLETDFTSTVATTTGSSTPGPVGTITTATASSNLQVNTATIGVVTTSTIGMTTAFAGTTVASATASTPVTSASTAKPSVLTSVGKTTVQASVAPAPGKEVITPSADDITTEATTVPADATTPTAKNPTSSVVDSTSPAVSTTVSATTTVARGPTTVTTAASTTPGVGATPSVSTVPSVTGTTSLEATTTSLSAAITTQGICTSAIESSTLTINCGATNSTLNATSPTEDATTAPPDATTPSSDSTTLGASTMSVATTGKAASAATAIPVTATTATVAASTSVATTPSPSASGATTVTSTSILGTVNPTPLTSASTAETYFPTPETMNTTPENKETTEPIEDTTAEAATTSISITTAVSEDTTTELDYSTNEEMETTATDDEVTPATSSSESTDVITSTPPTTITTTATTNTPEANAITTTPGATSTTPGVTSSPTNTASTGTTSAVDSGIQSPPVTPTTANTAITSSDPSSPT from the exons ATGAAGACTTTAACCCTGACTGGATTCATCCTGGTCTTTGCTGTTTGCTTCCCG TTCAGTGAGAGTCAGCAACCACGGCGCCAGGCAACAGGAAAGACAGACAACAGTCAACCCGGGCAAAGTTTCCCCAGGTCATCAAAGAGCAGACCTTCATCCACCCAGGTTGTTAGGAAACCTCAAGCCCCTTCTCGTGCCTCTGTCCTACCTCCACTGATTAACAAAGCAACCAGTCAATCATCTTCCAATCTGAAGACACTAAGTACAAAGAAAAAGCCATCACAAAGACAAAACCAGAGCATGCCTAAAGAAAGCACGTTGGCCTCTGCCAAGAAAGGGCTGACCCCCCACTACTCTGGTCTAACAGAACGAAATATTCTACTGAGGTCAAGCAAAACTCTGGAACAGCCTAAAAAAGGTCAAAAGACCACTGGCAAGAAACAGTCAAAAAGGACTTCAGCAGCACCAAAATCATCTTTGACTATAAAGAACAATCGAAATGGATTCAAAAAGCCCCTGTCCTCCTCTAGCAAGAAGCCGCTGAATTTGCCAAGAGTGGCTAAAGCAGCTTCAGAAAGAACTTCAGCTAAAAAGAGTTCACAAAAGTCCAAGAAAATCCAGTCTACACCCGCtaagaaacagttaaaaaaaaccacaatagGAACAGCTCCAAAAACATCTCTACTTAAGAAATCTAAAGCCTTGTCTGTATTATCCAAAAAACAATCATCTAACTCCACAGCAACAAAAGCTTCCCCCAAAACTTCATCAACTCCCCAGAACACACCAGTTAAATCTCGCAGAGCTCTGTCTTCATACACCAAGAAAAACCAGAAGCAAGCAAAAGCAATTAAAACCACTCCCCCAAAAAGTGTAgtcaaaaagaaaacactaaagaaGCAAACTACCAAACTGTCAACTGTGGTCAAAAAAAGACCAACTAAGACAACAGGAACAAGAGCAGCTTCTGAAACCAAAAAGAACAATCTGACTAAATCTAAAAAGGCAGCATCTACTTCTGCCAAGAAAAAGCTCAATCAACCAAAAGAAGttgcaacaaaaaggaaaacctCTATAGCCGAAAAACCCTCTACCTCACCTGCCAAGAAAAAAGTGAATCAGCCTAAAGCACTTAAATTGGCACTAAAAACACAATCAGCCTCAAAGAAAAGACCAAATACATCTAAAAGTTCCTTGTCTAAAACCACCAGGAAGCATTCAACTCAAGCAAAAGAAAGCATATCTCCAGCTCTCAAACAAACTCTGGCtgagaagaaaaatctaaaaaaatcaaaCCTTACTGCCAAAAAACTGTCTAAATCTGCTCAAGTAGGACCAAAAACATCTctagttaagaaaaaaattcaaaaaaaaactacaaagcaACAGCCCACAGCAGGTAAAAAGACTGCAAAAACAGTTCTTGCAAAGAGTAAATCTATAAAACCATCTAAACAAAGACAGCCCACAACTCTAACAGCAAAGAAAAGGCCAAGAGAGTCCAAAAAGAGACCATCTAAACCTCTTAAGAAAGTTTCAAATCAGCTTACATTCCCTCAaggaataaaaagacaacctCCCTTAGCCAGCAAAACTGTAAAACAGTCTAAAAAAGGGAAATCTACAGTTGTCAAAAGAAGGTTCAAACCATCTAAACCAAAAGGATCTAAATCAGTTCAAGCTCCAAGGGAAAAATGTCCACATAACAAAGTCACAACCACTGCAGTTGCCACAACTTCATTCGATGAGGTCacaactggtgcaacagattccACAACCTTGGAAACAGACTTCACATCCACGGTTGCTACAACAACTGGATCCTCAACCCCAGGACCTGTGGGAACAATCACAACAGCAACAGCCTCCTCAAACCTACAGGTAAATACAGCCACCATTGGTGTCGTCACAACCTCAACCATCGGCATGACTACTGCCTTTGCTGGCACAACTGTAGCTAGTGCTACCGCTTCAACCCCTGTGACTTCAGCCTCTACTGCTAAACCCAGTGTGCTGACCAGTGTGGGTAAAACCACTGTCCAGGCTTCTGTAGCTCCAGCTCCGGGGAAAGAAGTTATCACTCCATCAGCAGATGACATAACCACTGAAGCTACAACAGTACCTGCAGATGCCACAACCCCCACGGCTAAAAACCCTACATCCTCAGTAGTAGATTCCACATCTCCAGCTGTAAGTACAACAGTTTCAGCTACAACCACTGTAGCTAGAGGACCTACCACTGTCACTACAGCAGCCTCTacaactccaggggttggtgccACCCCAAGTGTTAGCACTGTACCTTCAGTCACTGGCACAACATCTCTCGAGGCCACCACCACCTCGCTAAGTGCTGCCATCACCACACAAGGTATTTGTACCTCTGCTATTGAATCTAGTACCTTGACCATCAACTGTGGAGCCACAAACTCAACCCTCAATGCCACAAGTCCAACTGAAGATGCCACGACTGCACCCCCCGATGCCACAACCCCTTCATCTGACTCCACAACTTTAGGAGCAAGCACCATGTCTGTGGCTACAACAGGAAAAGCTGCTTCAGCTGCAACCGCAATCCCCGTAACAGCCACCACTGCAACAGTAGCAGCCTCCACAAGTGTTGCAACCACACCCTCGCCCTCAGCCTCAGGTGCCACAACTGTCACCAGTACAAGTATACTAGGTACCGTGAATCCCACCCCACTTACTTCTGCCTCTACTGCAGAAACATATTTTCCAACCCCTGAAACTATGAATACAACTCCAGAGAATAAGGAAACTACTGAACCTATAGAGGACACTACCGCTGAAGCTGCCACCACATCGATTTCCATCACTACCGCTGTATCTGAAGATACAACCACTGAATTGGACTACTCTACcaatgaagaaatggaaacaactgCCACTGATGATGAGGTCACTCCTGCCACGAGTTCTTCAGAGTCCACAGATGTAATTACCTCTACACCTCCTACAACCATCACAACCACAGCAACAACCAACACACCTGAAGCTAATGCCATCACTACTACCCCAGGCGCAACTTCCACTACCCCTGGGGTAACCTCCAGTCCCACCAATACAGCCTCCACTGGAACCACCTCTGCTGTGGATAGTGGCATACAATCACCACCTGTTACTCCAACCACAGCAAATACAGCTATAACCAGCAGTGACCCTTCTTCCCCAACATAA